The nucleotide window TAACGTAAAAGTAGCTGCATTAGACGAAAGCATGGTTACCAAAGGTGATGCTATATTCAAAACAAAATGTTCCGCATGCCATAAGCTGACAGACGAAAAACTGGTTGGTCCAGGCTGGAAAGGTGTTACCGGTAGGAAAGAACCTTACTGGATTATGAACTTTATCACAAACCCAGATGCTATGATTGACAAAGATCCTGAACTTCAAGCTCAACTTGAAATATGTTTAGTAAGAATGCCTAATCAAAACCTTACTGACGATGATGCCCGCCATATCCTTGAGTTTATGAGAAAAAATGACGGCGCTAAGTAATAAAACAACCTAAAAATAAACCTAAATTTATGAAACTACAATCAGTTTTTTTATATTCCTTATTAGGAATAACTCTGGTTGGTACTTCCTGCAAGCCTAAGGGGACATCCTCGGCTGTAACAGGTGGTGCTGCCGAAAAGACCTATGTGCCTCCTGGTAAATATGACGAATTGTATAACTTCGTCTCTGGCGGATTCAGTGGTCAAATGTCCGTTTATGGTCTGCCCAGTGGTAGATTACTTCGCGTAATTCCCGTATTCTCTGTTGATCCAGAAAAAGGATGGGGATACAGCGAAGAAACAAAACCGATGCTAAACACCTCACACGGTTTTGTACCTTGGGATGATTTACACCACGTAGAACTCTCCCAAACAAACGGAGAAGTTAATGGTAAGTGGGTATTTGGTAACGCAAATAACACCCCGCGTATTGCCAGAATAGACCTCAAAACCTTCCGTACAGCCGAAATTATTGAGTTGCCAAATAGTGCAGGTAACCACAGCTCACCATACGGTACAGAAAATACCGAATACGTAGTAGCCGGAACCCGTTTCAGCGTTCCCGCTGACGGTGCCGGTTCTGATGTGCCGATTAGCTCCTATAAAGAAAACTTCAAAGGACATATCAGCTTTATCAGCGTTGATAAAGAAACCGGAAAAATGGATTTATCCTTCCAGATTCGTACTCCGGGCGTTAACTTTGACTTAGCCCGCTGCGGAAAAGCAAAATCTCACGGTTGGTTCTTCTTCTCTTGCTACAACACAGAGCAAGCCAATACACTGCTTGAAGTGAATGCTTCTAAAAATGATAAAGACTTTATCATGGCAGTAAATTGGAAAAAAGCTGAAGAATACTTAAAAGCCGGCAAAGGAAAAAAAGTACCTGTAAAATATGCTCACAATACTTACAATGAGACTACTCACACAGCAACCTCTGAATTTAAAAATGAAGTCATTGTGTTAGATGCCGCTGAGTTGAAAGACATCTGCTACTTTATACCTTGCCCGAAATCTCCACACGGCTGCGACGTTAACCCAACCGGTGAGTATATCGTAGGAAGCGGTAAATTAGCTGCATTACTACCTGTATTTAGTTTTGATAAAATCCAAACAGCTATTGCTGAAAAGCAATTTGAAGGAGAATACGGTGGAATCCCCGTTATCAAATACGAAGCTGCCCTCCACGGAGAAGTTCAAAAGCCCGGCTTAGGCCCATTACACACCGAATTTGATGCTAACGGATTTGCTTACACCTCATTCTTCGTTTCTTCTGAAGTTGTAAAATGGAACGTTAAGGAACTAAAAGTAGTAGATAGAGTTCCAACTTACTACTCTGTAGGCCACCTTTGCGTACCCGGCGGTAATACCAGAAAGCCTTATGGAAAATATGTGATTGCCTACAACAAAATCACCAAAGACAGATACTTACCTACAGGACCAGAACTTTCTCAAAGTGCTCAGTTGTTTGACATATCAGGCGATAAAATGCAGCTGATACTGGACTTCCCAACCATTGGTGAACCACACTATGCGCAAGCCGCACCTGCCGAACTCTTTACCAAAAATCAGTATAAGATATACAAGATTGAAGAGAACAAACACCCGTATGTCGCTAAAGGCGAAGCAGAAACAAAAGCAGTTCGTGAAGGAAATAAAGTTCACATATACTTAACAACTATTCGTTCTCACATAGCCCCTGATAATATCGAAGGCGTAAAAGTGGGAGATGAAGTGTATTTCCACGTTACAAACTTAGAGCAAGACTGGGATATTCCACATGGCTTTGCTATCAAGGGTGCCAATAATGGTGAACTACTAATCATGCCGGGTGAAACTACAACCTTAAAGTGGATACCCGAAAAAACCGGTATTTTCCCGATGTATTGTACTGACTTTTGTAGTGCTTTGCACCAAGAAATGCAGGGATATGTACGGGTTTCCCCAGCCGGAAGCAATGTACCTCTAACGGCTAGCATTGGCAAAAACGCTGCAGACGAAAAAGCTCAAAAATAATCTTGATTTAAAGCTATAATAATCAAGGGGATAATTACCGTAATATTTTACGGTAGTTATTCCCTTTCCTTTTGAACCAAATTATACTTATGAATACTTCCAAATTATCATTAAAATCAAAAATTTTAGTTGCCTTCGGGGGACTAATGTTAGCCTTAGCACTTTTCTTCCCGCTTTGGAGGATAGATTTTGAAGCACCACAATATCCTGAAGGATTACGGATGTTTATTTATCCGCACAAAATGGGAGGAGACGTTCAGATAATCAACGGCTTAAATCACTATATCGGGATGAAAACAATCCACGATGACTCCTTTGTTGAACTAAAGATATTACCTTATTTGATTGGTGGATTTTCTGTGTTCTTCTTTCTTACCGCTTTTTTGGGTGGAAAAAAAGCATTATATACCTTAACATTGGTATTTATTCTTTTTGGGATTGCTTCCATGATAGACTTTTGGCACTGGGAATACCAGTATGGCCATGAATTAGACCCAAATGCCGCTATAAAAGTACCCGGAGCTACCTATCAACCCCCCTTGATTGGCTATAAATTACTGCTAAACTTTGGGGTACTTTCTCTCCCTGATGTTGGCGGAATTATGCTTGTAATAGCCGGCTTAGTTCTTGTTATAGCTATTATGCTGGAAAACAACTTGTTAAATCGGTTTATGGGTAAAAAAATGATGCTCATATTACCGTTTTCGGCGATGTTCTTCTTAGCTTGTGTTAGCTCCGGGCCGGAATCAATTACCTTGAATAAAGATAACTGCGCCTACTGCAAAATGACTATCAGCGATGGTCGCTTTGGCTGCGAAATAATCACAGAAAAAGGCAGAACCTACAAATTTGACGATATTGAGTGTATGTTTGCTTACCTCAAACAAAATCAAAGTACACCTATTCAGAGTCATTGGGTACACAACTATTTGGATAAAAGCAACTTAATTCCTGCGGAAAAATCTTATTATGTAACAACAACAACAAAGGCAATTTCCAGCCCAATGGGGGGAAATACAGCCGCTTTCAAAAACAAATCAGATGCAGAGTCAGCAGCATCTAAATACAATACTCAGGTGCAAACGTGGGAACAAATAGCCGCTTCAAAAAAATAACCTCCGTCTTACTGCTCTCCTTATTCATTGGACAATTTTCACCCCCCAAAATATATTCAGCAGTCTTTTCGGTTGGTGAAAAATTTCAACTGAAAAACATCCGGCAGGCTCTCTTGCTGGCTAACCCACATGATACAATTACAGTTTATGGCGGCAAATACCAAGAAGGTAATCTGGTAATCCAAAAACCAATTACTTTAATAGGGATAAATAATCCCATTATAGATGGTGAAAAAAAGCATGAAGTCATCTCCATAAAAGCAGATTCCGTTACCATTACCGGGTTTATTATTCAGCAATCAAGCCATGCCATCTTAGAAGACCCGGCCGGCATCAAGGTTTATAACCGAAGAAATATAGCAATCATCGGAAATAGAATTGAAGATACCTATTTTGGGGTTTATATTCAAAATGGCAGCCATTGTATTATCAAAAATAATACACTTATCGGAAAAGCTGCGGAAGAATACCAGTCCGGTAATGGAATTCACTGCTGGAAAAGCGATAGCCTCCAAATTATTGGAAATAGCATACAAGGACATCGAGATGGAATTTACTTTGAATTTGTAACTGCCTCCATAATCTGGCGAAATATTTCTAAACATAATCTCCGCTATGGATTACACTTTATGTTTTCAGATAATGATGCCTATATCTCTAATGTATTTAAGCACAACGGTGCCGGCGTAGCCGTAATGTTTACTAAAAAAGTAGTTATGCTGAATAACCATTACCAAGATAATTGGGGAGATTCCGCCTATGGAATATTACTCAAAGAAATATCCGATGCCTATATGATGGGAAATAACTTCTATGCAAACACTTCCGCCATCTTCATGGAAGGCACTAACCGGATTATCATTGAACGAAATAACTTCAAGGATAACGGCTGGGGCATAAAAATCCAAGCAAGCTGTATGGATAATGTGGTCCGTTATAATAACTTCATAAACAACACATTTGACGTTAGTACCAACGGAAACTTAGTCCTAAATACCTTTGAAAAAAATTATTGGGATAAGTATGAAGGCTATGACTTAGATAAAGACAGTATTGGAGACGTTCCCTATCATCCCCTAAGTTTATTTTCAGTAATCGCCGAAAAAAACCCAACAGTTATGCTGCTCTACCGAAGTTTTATGGTAATGCTCTTAGATAAATCTGAAAAAATTATTCCCAGTTTAACACCCGAAAATTTTGTTGATAACTCCCCCGTTATTAAAAAATGGAAACTGTAATCGAAGTAAAAAACCTTTCTAAGCAATTTAATAAGATTCCAGTCTTAAAAAATGTGAATCTTACTTTAAACAAAGGAGAGTGTATCGCGCTTATTGGCCCAAATGCTTGCGGGAAAACCACCCTGATTAAAAGCATTTTAGGTATGGTATTACCTACCCAAGGTGAGATTTTTTTTCAGGGAAAAACCATCAAGCAGGATAATCTATATCGAAACCACATCGGTTATATGCCCCAGATTGGAAAGTATCCGGAAAATATGACAATCAATCAAGTAATAGAAATGATTAAAGACATCCGCCCTTGGATAACTACTTATGACGAAGACTTGATTACCCAATTTCAACTTCAGGCAATGGCGTTTAAAAAAATGCGTACTCTAAGTGGCGGAACTACCCAAAAAGTAAGTGCCGCAATTGCTTTTTTATTCAACCCAGATGTTTTGATTCTAGATGAACCAACCGCCGGCTTAGACCCCCTCGCCGCTGATATACTCAAAGAAAAAATTATCCGCGAAAGAAATAACGGAAAACTTATCCTAATAACTTCCCACTTACTCAGTGAGTTAGACGAGCTTATCTCCGAAGTAATCTTTATGCAAGAGGGAAATATCATATTTCATCAAAAAACCCAAGAATTACGTGAACAAACCCAGGAAAGCAAAATCTCAAAAGCTATATCCGTAATCCTCCAAAAAAATAACCCATGAATAAACTCATCCGTTTTGTCATAACTGATGTTTTGAAATCCAAAATCATCATTGGTTATACCATTTTTATAACTTGTATAGCTTGGGGAACTTTCTTATTAGAAGATAGCCCCACTAAGGGAATAGCTACCTTGCTAAACATTGTATTACTGATAGTTCCGCTATTTTCCCTCGTTTTTTCTACCATATACATCTACAATAGTTCTGAATTTATCGAGCTGCTATTAAGCCAACCGATTCAACGAAAAACTATCTGGTTAAGCATATTTGCCGGATTAATGACTTGTTTGGTGATTTCATTAGCTGTGGCTATCGGATTACCGCTTCTTTTATTTGTAGATATTGACTTAGCCATCATGATTATGGTAATGGCAGCATTGGTTGCTGGAGTTTTTACTGCCTTAGCAACACTTTGCTCCATCCTAAGCAGAGATAAAGCCAAAGGAATTGGCTATGCCGTGATGGCGTGGCTTCTATTAGCATTCTTTTTTGATGTCTTAATACTCTTCTTATTATTCCAATTTGCAGATTATCCCATAGAAAAACCGGCCGTAGTCTTAGTTTCCTTAAACCCGATAGATTTAGCCAGAATATTAATACTCTTAAAGTTAGATATTTCTTCAATGTTAGGATTTACCGGCGCCGTTTTTAGATCCTTTTTTGGAAATAATTTAGGAATGGTTATGGCTATTTTGATGCTTTTTTTGTGGATTATTCTACCGGTTTGGGCATCAACCAAAATTTTTGGTAAAAAAGATTTGTAATACTGGGTGTATTTTGCAGGGATAATTTTATCTAAATGCATCTTCAATAGGGTGAATTTCAGGCTGTTGATCTGAAAATACTGTAATGGCAAGTACATCAAAACGAGCCGGCAGTTCTGTATAGGAGGGGTTTTTATGGTAAAATGCGGCAGCAGCCCGCCGTAAACGTTCTTGCTTTTGATGAGAAATATTCATCTCAGGAAAAAAACCCGTTTTTGCGAATGTAGTTTTGACTTCTACAAAAACAAGTTGGTTGCTTTTTTGGCAAACAATATCAATTTCTAAATGCTCAAAACGCCAATTTTGGAAAAGTATTTGGTAATTATTAGTTTCTAACCAATTACGCGCTAATGTTTCTCCGTATTTTCCGAGTTTTTGGTTGTGTTTAGGCATAATAATAAAGTAAGAGGCTGGTGCGTTTTGTGCGACCAGCCTCTTAGTATGGTTTATTAGGGTTAAAAAAGGAATAATTACATCATTCCGCCCATTCCGCCCATTCCACCCATTGCGGCAGGGTTTGGCATTGCGGATTTTTCTTCTTCAGCATCACAGATAACACACTCGGTTGTTAGGAGTAATCCTGCGATAGAAGCGGCGTTTTCCAGTGCGCAACGTGCTACTTTGGTTGGGTCAATAACGCCTGTTTCAAAAAGTTTTTCATACTGCTCGGTGCGGGCGTTGTATCCAAAATCGCCTTCACCTTCGCGTACTTTTTGTAGAATAACGGCTCCTTCAAGACCTGCATTAGCAACAATTTGACGAAGAGGCTCTTCTAAGGAACGGCGTACAATAGATACTCCAATGCCTACGTCTCCTTTTAATAAATTGTCGTTAATTCCGCCACGCCCCTTGTCAATAGAAGCGATAGTGCGTACAAAGGCTACGCCACCACCGGGGATGATGCCTTCTTGCACAGCAGCGCGGGTAGCGTGTAAAGCATCTTCTACGCGGGCTTTCTTCTCTTTCATAGCTACTTCGGTTGGCGCACCAATATGGAGTACTGCAACTCCACCGGCAAGTTTAGCCAAACGCTCATTGAGTTTTTCCTTGTCATACTCAGAGGTAGTAACTTCAATTTGTGCTTTAATTTGATTTACACGGGCTTTAATATCATCGCTATTTCCTTTTCCGCCAACAACAGTAGTGTTGTCTTTGTCAATAGAAACTTTGGAGCAACGTCCTAAGAAGTCTAATGTTGCATTTTCTAATTTATAACCACGATCTTCAGAGATAACAGTTCCACCGGTTAAGATAGCAATATCTTCTAACATAGCCTTGCGGCGGTCTCCAAAACCGGGAGCTTTAACAGCAGCTATTTTGAGAGAACCACGTAATTTGTTTACTACGATTGTAGCAAGTGCTTCGCCATCAATATCTTCTGCTATTACCAATAATGGACGGCCAGTCTGAATTTGCTTTTCTAAGATGGGAAGAAGCTCCTTCATGCTGGATATTTTTTTGTCATAAATCAGCAAGTAAGGGTCTTCGAGTTCTACGGTCATGTTATCCGAATTGGTTACGAAGTACGGGGATATGTATCCGCGGTCAAACTGCATACCTTCTACGGTTTTGAGTTCTGTTTCGGTTCCTCTGGCTTCTTCAACGGTAATTACACCGTCTTTACCCACAGTATCCATAGCTTTAGCTATTAAGCTGCCGATTTCGCTGTCTCCATTAGCTGAAACAGTGGCGACTTGCTCTATTTCTTTGGTTCCGGAGATAGGGCGGGAAAGTTTTTTGAGGTTGTCTATCACAACAGCAACGGCTTCATCAATGCCCCGTTTTAGTTCCATCGGGTTTGAGCCGGCAGCTACGTTTTTAAGTCCTTCACGAACAATAGCTTGTGCTAAAACAGTTGCGGTAGTAGTTCCATCACCGGCGATGTCTGCGGTTTTGGAAGCCACTTCTTTAACCATCTGTGCACCCATATTTTCGATAGGATCTCTTAATTCGATTTCCTTAGCTACGGTAACACCGTCTTTGGTTATCAATGGAGCACCAAATTTTTTGTCAATAACTACATTACGCCCCCTAGGGCCTAAGGTAACTTTTACAGCGTTTGATAAAGCATCAACACCCGCTTTTAATTTTTCGCGAGCTTCTCTGTCGAATTGAATGTTTTTAGGCATAATCTTTTTAATAAAATTTGAATTAAACGATAGCGAATATATCTGATTCTTTCATAATGAGGTAATCTTTACCTTCAATTTGAATTTCTGTACCGGCATATTTGCCATATAATACTACTTGACCTACTTTTACGGTAGTAGGTTCATCTTTTTTACCCGGGCCAACGGCCACAACAATACCGCGCTGTGGGCGTTCTTTTGCGGTATCTGGAATGATAATCCCTGATGCGGTTTTTTCTTCTGCCAACGCGGCCTCAATCACAACGCGGTCGGCTAATGGTTGAATTTTTACTGACATAATTTATTTCTATGAATAATAGTTTATAAAGTTTATCTCTCCTTATCGAATAGTATGCCAAATAATAACATCATGCCAAATATACTGATTTTGGCATAATTAAGTATGAATGATAAAACTTTTATTGACAAATTGGCAGTTTTTGGATAATTGAAAATATCCTACTTATTTAGTATTCTCTATTTTGGGGGGAGATTTCGCGGCTGTTATGCGCTTTTTTACCAAAATATCTCCATACCAACTATCTATACTTACGCTGTCTTTATCCCAAAAAGCCTCTATGGAGTTTGTTAGAGCTATTAGTGTTAAGCTCGGAGTATCTAAAAGTACTTTGGTTGAATCTACTGAAACTGTGTAAGTGTCTGAATATTGCTGCTTTAGCTTGTAACAAGTATTAACAACCGGCTTAAAGTCAATTATTTCTTCTTCTCCTGTTAAGGATACAAACTTAATTTTAGCCTGCTGGAAATCTGGAATAAAACTACCCAAACCGGTGATTTCCACAGTATTAGATTGATAACGCCCAAAGTTAGTGGATATCCAATAGTCATACCCGGAAATAGACCGCCATTTGGGATTTTTATCTAAAAAATTACAATAAAAAATCTTTTCTCGATTTTCCTGATTGCTGTAACCTACCCTCAAGTATATTTCTAAACTATTCACAATTTGATATAAACCTCTTTTAGAATCGGTAGCCAGCAATAAAGAATCTATAGAAATAGCTAAAAATGGTTGAATTTCTGCAAATGAATTGGTTTGGCGAAAGAAATCGAGCATACTGCGTAATTGTTCCCCGTCATTGTCTTTCCAAACTCGGTTTTTGTCAGGAATAAACCGACCTTGACTTAAAGCATTATTTTGGGTTAATATTTTCTGGAACCGGTCTTTTTGGCTGCGTACAGACCAACCTACTGCCCCAACCGGCCCAATTAAGCTGATTAAAGCCGCTACAAACAGCGACTGAGGAATCCGTTCTATATTTTTCTCCCGAGAAAATGTGAAATATAATGTAACAACCGTTAGCCAAATCGCTAATTCCACTAAATAATATCGGTTGGGAGTTACTCCGTATTGATAAATACGTTCATACGCAGCTAAAAATAATAGTATAATTAACGGAAATAATGCTAAATAAAAATATTTTGAAAATACTAATATCCAGCTATTTTCAGGTTTGTTTTGTATCGGCCAAATGAGTAATAACGCCAATATACCTGCAATAGAAAAACACAAAACCAACCAACCAACCCAGCCAGAAGGTAGCAAAAATGTGATTATTATTTCAGCTAAATAAAGATATAAAATCCCCAAATACACAACTACTAAGGGAAGCAGCACAAACTGAACAAATTGTTTTAATAGGGAGGGGTAGTTTGTATCTTGTTCTAAAACTTCCCAATCGTGTGGAATACCGGCCAAAAAATACCATGTGTTAAAGATGCAAGTAATAAATGCCAATAAGTCCCCATAGATTTTGTCAGGCATATCCACATGAAGTAACTTATCAATAGAAAGTAACGCAACTGAAATTCCAATAAAGAGCGTCCCCGAAAAAAGTACAGATTGAATAATCCGCTGAAAAAGTATGCGGTTATATTGCCAAAAGCTTGTTGTAGAAGATTTTCCTAAAAAAGGTAAAAACGCTATTAAAAAATGGGCTGCCAACATATACATCCCGACTTGATAAAAATCTACCTCTACTATGGGAAAACTGATGGTGAAATACAGTGCATAAACAAACAATAATGACACAAATTGAATCGGGATACGCCATATTTTAAATTGGCTACGCTCTGCCCATAGAGATGTAGATACCGAAAATACCATCGCTACGTTAGAAAGCAGTAATAACATTAACAGTTTATCTTCCTCGTTCTTTCCTGACCATCCAACTTTATGGAATAAAAAAATACATAAACAAAACCCCATAAAAGCTGCTATTATGGATGCAGGAAACCGCTTGGCAGTCTGTAACGATTGTGCTGTAATACGGTGTAAATCAGGAAATTTCATTAGTTTAAAGTGTTAAAAGTACAAAAAATTATTCTGATATGGCGATTTTGCCGATAAACTGGCCGGTATCGTTTTCGGCAACGAACCAGAATATTCCGGGACGAACTCTTTTTCCGTTGTTGTCTGTTAAATCCCAAAAAGTTCCGCCATCTGCATTGCGCTCTACAAGCTGTCTTACACGCTCTCCCTGTAAAGTATAGATACGAACAACTGCGAAGGAAGGCAAATTGGAAATCGTAACTCCCTCTGAAACAGAGTTTTTCTTATACGGATTTGGGAATGCATATACTTCTGAAAAATCTGCTGCGGCTTCCCAAAAGGTAGCTACATCACCTAAGCTATCCCGCTGTGCCTCAAAATTTTGCCCAGTTATCCCCCGAATGGTTATTGAAACCGGAATTCCTGTTGCACCTAAGCGTATTCCTCGTAACCTTAACCAAATCTGGTCTGAACTCACCTCAAAATCTTGAACAAAACCAAATGGCTGAACCTGAAAACTTTCTAAATGAACAGACGTAGTATTGACGGGCTTGTTGAAATGCAATATTGCTTCATTATCTCCAGTTTTTTCCCAATTAGTTAGGAACAAAGCGGGCTGTTTGCTGACTTCTACCCACTGATAGATTTGGGTTGTATCTATCCAAAGGCCGGGTAAATTTATCAAAACCTGAATACTGTAATTTCCTGGTGGGCAATTATCGGCAGTATTTAAGAGTAACTTAGTGGAATCCGGTGTTGGAAATATTTCCGTTATAGGCAGTGAATCAGTGTTATGTGTGAGTTTTAAAACCGACAGTAGTAAATCCGGGTTGGGTATAGGCTGGCTAAACTGTACAGATACTTGGCTACCCCCGCTGACGTATGCACGCCTGATGTTCACCTGCCCATGTGTGCGGATAAACACAAGATTAGAAAATGCACCCGTATCCGGAAGAACACTGCGAACCACAAAGACATAACGCTCGTTTTTCTCTAAACCTCCAACTCCAAAAGAATTTCCAGAAATTGGGCTAATACCTTGAAAAAAATCATCAGTATATTTTGCCAATAAGATTTGATAACTACTTGACCCAGATCCAGACCATGTTAATTGTACAGAATCTTCTGAAACCAATGAGGCATTTAACGCTACTGCAGAAATGGATAATCCATTTGGCTGATATTCAAAAAAATAGGAAGTATCACTAACGCCGAGCAATACTTCTGCAAGGCCGTTTTTATCTACATCACCACACAGAATAGTTGGGTTGTATGTGCCATAATAAAACCAAATCCACTGATAATTACCATTTTGGAAACTTAGAATATATGTTTTGGGAAAGTTTGTGATAATGAGTTCCGGAAAGCCGTCTCCAGTTAAGTCTGCCATTGTTGCGGCAGGGCCGGTTTCGTCCTGAAAATCAAATAAGGCATCCTGCCAAATTCTTTGATATTGGTCGTCTGCCGTAGCTTCCCATATTTCGAGATTCCAGTAAGGAGGTTCATATTCACTATGTTCATCTCGTAAGGTAGAAGTGTGGGTAGCTACAAAAAATTCCGGCTTTCCGTTATGGTTCATATCTCCGGCACATAGGTAATCAGAAGATTTTTGCAAACCTGTTTCGTGAATAAAGTTTAACTTATAGGTATTGTTTCCGGTATTTTCATAGATTTGAAAATCACCATCAAAATCGCCAGTAACAATTTCCCTTTTTCCGTCTTGGTCAAAGTCTTCTACCAAAGCTTTGGGAGCTGTTGAACCCAGATAGTTTGTTGTGGAATCTGGAAGTGTTGCTGTGCGCTGAAAGGTAGAGCCGTTTTTCTCCAAAATGAAATAATTTCGAAAATCTTTGGCGATTATTTCTACGTTGGAGTCATTATCTGTATCAGCAAACCGTGCGGGATAACCTCTTTCTATTGTGCCGAGATTCAAAGACTTATTGGGAAACGGAGTGCCGGTAAGTAGTACAATAGAATCGTTTTTATTAGCTAAAAGTTCAGGCAAAAAATCGCCGGTAATATCAGCCGTATCCTTAGGGATAAGCAATTCCGGTATTGAAACGGAATCTTTTAGCAGAAACTTGATTCCGTTAAACTCCCAGAATTTAACCCGACCGTCATTAGCATCAAACTGAAATCTGCTGGAAACTATTTCAGGAAGGTTATTTTGGTTAAAATCAGTTAGGAATGGTAGTGTGTAAGCTAATGGGATTCCATAATTTTTGGGTTTAAATATGCGTTCGCTGGAAGGTATGATTTCGGGGATAAGCCATGTTTTTTGTATGTTAGTAGTTGATTTTAAGCTGCTTGTGCTGGTAAGTTCAAGCCACCATTGGATTTCGGCAGGTTGTGTGATTTCCGGGTTTATCAAGAAATGTCCGTTTCTGGTTATGCGGTCATAAGTGAGAGTGCAGGCTGCTGCTCCAGAATATTGATAAATCAAGCGGGTAGTACAAACTTCAGCGTGTTTAAAGGTAACAAGGATTTTGCGCTGGTTATCGTCCCAAACCGGTGTTGCATATAACACGGAAGTGATAGCGGCAGTAGTGTCTTTGTACAACCGTATTTTTACCTCATCTGTTTGTTGGTTTCTCAGGAAAACACGTAGCCGCAAGGTAATTTCTCCAGATGGAATGTTTGAAATATCCCACCAAGTAACCGTATCTTGTAGAACCTGCTTAAATTGTTTATCCAAAACATTTATCCATATTTGGTTGCTTTCATCTCTTCCTAAATGGTAATCTATGGAAAAACTTTGGAATAGCGGGTGTACGGCAGTAGCCACAATCGGGATTTGTGTTTGGTTGAGTCCTTGGTCTGGCTTTAGGTTATGGATTTTAACGATTGGGTTTCCGATAAGATTTAGGGCGCGAAAGGTATTTACGCGTCCTGCACCTGTGTAGTAGTCCCAGCCGATAGGGCCGATGTCATCACAGGTAGCGGTAAGCCGTCCGCGCATTTGGTCAGGAGTTAGTGTTGGGATTTTGCTTAGGCACAATGCGGCAGCACCACTTACGATGGGGGCAGCTATACTTGTTCCAGAAAAAAAACCAAATGCAGCATTGCCTAATGTATCCGACCGAGTAGGTGCAAAAACACTGCTCCCCGGCGCACATAAAGCAACATGATTTCCAAAACTACTTACTGGCCAAAGATACTCACGGCCAGCCTGCGCATCA belongs to Bacteroidia bacterium and includes:
- a CDS encoding ABC transporter permease codes for the protein MNKLIRFVITDVLKSKIIIGYTIFITCIAWGTFLLEDSPTKGIATLLNIVLLIVPLFSLVFSTIYIYNSSEFIELLLSQPIQRKTIWLSIFAGLMTCLVISLAVAIGLPLLLFVDIDLAIMIMVMAALVAGVFTALATLCSILSRDKAKGIGYAVMAWLLLAFFFDVLILFLLFQFADYPIEKPAVVLVSLNPIDLARILILLKLDISSMLGFTGAVFRSFFGNNLGMVMAILMLFLWIILPVWASTKIFGKKDL
- a CDS encoding YraN family protein; translation: MPKHNQKLGKYGETLARNWLETNNYQILFQNWRFEHLEIDIVCQKSNQLVFVEVKTTFAKTGFFPEMNISHQKQERLRRAAAAFYHKNPSYTELPARFDVLAITVFSDQQPEIHPIEDAFR
- the groL gene encoding chaperonin GroEL (60 kDa chaperone family; promotes refolding of misfolded polypeptides especially under stressful conditions; forms two stacked rings of heptamers to form a barrel-shaped 14mer; ends can be capped by GroES; misfolded proteins enter the barrel where they are refolded when GroES binds), with amino-acid sequence MMPKNIQFDREAREKLKAGVDALSNAVKVTLGPRGRNVVIDKKFGAPLITKDGVTVAKEIELRDPIENMGAQMVKEVASKTADIAGDGTTTATVLAQAIVREGLKNVAAGSNPMELKRGIDEAVAVVIDNLKKLSRPISGTKEIEQVATVSANGDSEIGSLIAKAMDTVGKDGVITVEEARGTETELKTVEGMQFDRGYISPYFVTNSDNMTVELEDPYLLIYDKKISSMKELLPILEKQIQTGRPLLVIAEDIDGEALATIVVNKLRGSLKIAAVKAPGFGDRRKAMLEDIAILTGGTVISEDRGYKLENATLDFLGRCSKVSIDKDNTTVVGGKGNSDDIKARVNQIKAQIEVTTSEYDKEKLNERLAKLAGGVAVLHIGAPTEVAMKEKKARVEDALHATRAAVQEGIIPGGGVAFVRTIASIDKGRGGINDNLLKGDVGIGVSIVRRSLEEPLRQIVANAGLEGAVILQKVREGEGDFGYNARTEQYEKLFETGVIDPTKVARCALENAASIAGLLLTTECVICDAEEEKSAMPNPAAMGGMGGMGGMM
- a CDS encoding co-chaperone GroES, with the translated sequence MSVKIQPLADRVVIEAALAEEKTASGIIIPDTAKERPQRGIVVAVGPGKKDEPTTVKVGQVVLYGKYAGTEIQIEGKDYLIMKESDIFAIV
- a CDS encoding DUF4153 domain-containing protein, whose amino-acid sequence is MKFPDLHRITAQSLQTAKRFPASIIAAFMGFCLCIFLFHKVGWSGKNEEDKLLMLLLLSNVAMVFSVSTSLWAERSQFKIWRIPIQFVSLLFVYALYFTISFPIVEVDFYQVGMYMLAAHFLIAFLPFLGKSSTTSFWQYNRILFQRIIQSVLFSGTLFIGISVALLSIDKLLHVDMPDKIYGDLLAFITCIFNTWYFLAGIPHDWEVLEQDTNYPSLLKQFVQFVLLPLVVVYLGILYLYLAEIIITFLLPSGWVGWLVLCFSIAGILALLLIWPIQNKPENSWILVFSKYFYLALFPLIILLFLAAYERIYQYGVTPNRYYLVELAIWLTVVTLYFTFSREKNIERIPQSLFVAALISLIGPVGAVGWSVRSQKDRFQKILTQNNALSQGRFIPDKNRVWKDNDGEQLRSMLDFFRQTNSFAEIQPFLAISIDSLLLATDSKRGLYQIVNSLEIYLRVGYSNQENREKIFYCNFLDKNPKWRSISGYDYWISTNFGRYQSNTVEITGLGSFIPDFQQAKIKFVSLTGEEEIIDFKPVVNTCYKLKQQYSDTYTVSVDSTKVLLDTPSLTLIALTNSIEAFWDKDSVSIDSWYGDILVKKRITAAKSPPKIENTK